In a single window of the Gemmatimonadaceae bacterium genome:
- a CDS encoding SPOR domain-containing protein, translating into MRTLLASALLALACGGLVGCADRSSHPSGAGAPPVIPGGPDPIVLRVPRGGGVLTAARYPALDSTVWRSQSRVPALARVIAFGSEDGYLAAVDTVGAPVRVDLRVGSVTTSREDTVVSVSSADGGAIYALTQRGELTRYTPSGGDWRFTPPLPAHALYAQADGSLIIAGAKGDRAIVWRVRPPNQAVADSLSFDIGGDAKTLPTSLARTAGAVGDRVFFGGNEEVVAVRSRDLGKALEVDLGDPVRAIAATPSGDRLFVALDGDESIRIVDRFEEGVKGKIALPGPARALRMDPMGRVLLAQGGGDSVYVVSLGSDEVIGVLRTAWRQDLPLVMADASIAYERGEDVVLAHPTTLADMRTVTGGARDFWYTLRWNGFRPRAAGLDQPVQFRTSAPRDSSDLMPSADSGAAAAPPHDSSAAGAPKDAVFTVSFAAVLDEKQAKAVAARIKVDGQVPRITTSERAGKTLYRVVLGPYPSRAEAERVGRASGQSYWIFEGAP; encoded by the coding sequence GTGCGCACGCTCCTCGCGTCGGCGCTGTTGGCTCTCGCGTGCGGCGGTCTCGTCGGCTGTGCCGATCGTTCGTCACACCCCTCCGGAGCCGGCGCCCCTCCCGTAATTCCTGGTGGCCCCGACCCCATCGTCCTCCGCGTGCCACGCGGCGGCGGCGTGTTGACGGCTGCTCGCTACCCCGCCCTCGACTCTACCGTCTGGCGGTCGCAATCGCGCGTGCCGGCCCTCGCGCGTGTCATCGCCTTCGGATCCGAAGACGGCTATCTCGCGGCCGTGGATACCGTCGGCGCGCCTGTCCGCGTGGACCTTCGCGTGGGCTCCGTGACGACCTCGCGTGAAGACACCGTGGTGTCGGTCTCGTCGGCCGACGGCGGCGCGATTTACGCCCTCACGCAGCGCGGCGAATTGACGCGCTACACGCCGAGTGGCGGCGACTGGCGCTTCACGCCCCCCCTGCCCGCGCATGCGCTCTACGCGCAGGCCGACGGCTCGCTGATCATCGCCGGTGCCAAGGGCGATCGGGCGATCGTGTGGCGCGTGCGTCCCCCCAATCAGGCCGTCGCCGACAGCCTCTCCTTCGACATTGGCGGCGACGCCAAGACGCTCCCGACGTCACTCGCCCGCACCGCCGGCGCGGTGGGCGATCGCGTGTTCTTCGGTGGCAACGAAGAAGTGGTCGCCGTGCGCTCGCGCGATCTCGGCAAGGCGCTCGAGGTGGATCTCGGCGACCCGGTGCGCGCCATCGCGGCGACGCCCAGCGGCGATCGCCTCTTCGTGGCACTCGACGGCGATGAGTCCATTCGGATTGTGGATCGCTTCGAGGAAGGGGTGAAGGGGAAGATCGCGCTCCCCGGCCCGGCGCGTGCGTTGCGCATGGATCCGATGGGGCGCGTGTTGCTGGCGCAGGGCGGTGGTGACTCCGTCTATGTGGTAAGCCTGGGGAGCGATGAGGTGATCGGCGTGCTGCGCACCGCGTGGCGCCAGGATCTGCCGCTCGTCATGGCCGACGCCAGCATCGCCTACGAACGCGGTGAGGATGTCGTGCTGGCGCATCCCACCACGCTGGCCGACATGCGCACCGTGACCGGAGGCGCGCGCGACTTCTGGTACACGCTGCGGTGGAATGGCTTCCGCCCGCGGGCGGCGGGCCTTGATCAGCCCGTGCAGTTCCGCACGAGTGCACCGCGTGACTCATCGGATCTGATGCCGAGCGCCGACAGTGGCGCGGCGGCGGCGCCGCCGCACGACTCCAGTGCCGCCGGCGCGCCAAAGGACGCCGTGTTCACCGTAAGCTTCGCCGCGGTCCTCGATGAGAAGCAGGCGAAGGCCGTCGCTGCGCGCATCAAGGTCGATGGTCAGGTGCCGCGCATCACGACCTCCGAACGCGCCGGCAAAACCTTGTATCGTGTTGTGCTGGGCCCGTACCCGTCACGCGCCGAAGCCGAGCGTGTGGGGCGTGCATCGGGCCAGAGTTACTGGATTTTCGAGGGAGCCCCATGA
- a CDS encoding sigma-70 family RNA polymerase sigma factor gives MPESIGPSLTALLRAAQEGVPGAQDEAAAVVYDELRQLAAVYLGRERGDHTLQPTALVHEAYLRLLGQDTPWRNRSHFFGIAAQMMRRVLVDHARRGTAERRDRGSTVRLDDAGPLALDDGPDAQAVLDVHEALGELERMDPRQAQVVELKFFVGLSLDEIADVIGISAATVSREWTLARRWLQHRLRSA, from the coding sequence GTGCCCGAATCGATCGGCCCGTCGCTGACGGCGCTGCTGCGCGCTGCCCAGGAGGGTGTGCCGGGTGCGCAGGACGAGGCGGCTGCCGTGGTCTACGATGAGCTCCGGCAGCTCGCGGCCGTCTATCTGGGCCGCGAGCGGGGCGATCACACCCTGCAGCCTACCGCGCTGGTCCACGAGGCCTATCTGCGCCTGCTCGGGCAGGACACACCGTGGCGCAACCGCTCCCACTTCTTCGGCATCGCCGCGCAGATGATGCGGCGCGTGCTCGTGGACCATGCGCGTCGTGGCACCGCCGAGCGCCGGGACCGCGGCAGCACCGTCCGGCTCGACGACGCCGGCCCGCTGGCCCTCGACGACGGCCCGGACGCGCAGGCGGTCCTCGATGTCCACGAGGCCCTCGGCGAGCTGGAACGCATGGACCCCCGTCAGGCGCAGGTCGTGGAGCTCAAGTTCTTCGTGGGGCTCTCGCTCGACGAAATCGCGGATGTGATCGGGATCTCGGCGGCGACGGTGAGCCGCGAATGGACGCTGGCCCGTCGCTGGCTGCAGCATCGCCTGCGCAGCGCGTGA